The DNA window CACGCCAAGCATGCCGGCCTGTCCCTCGCAGAACAGGTCACTGCCGCTGTCGGCATAGCCTGCGCTGTCCTTCATGCCGTACAGTGCATGCACCGTGCCGTCGGGCGTTCTGACCGAAAGACCCTTGCATTTTTCCGTGAAAAACATCGTGCCGTCCGCCAGGAAAGCCATATCCCAGGGATTTTCAAGCCCCTCAAGAACAACGGATGATGAGATTTTTGGCACGTCCATGCCTTCATGCCCGTCTGCCTGAGCAGCGAACGGTAGTCCGAACACTGCGGCAGCAGCCAGGACCCCCGAAAAAACTCTGCTTGTTGCTATACTCATGTCTTCCTCCCTGTTTGATTATTGGACTTCGTAAGTGGCGTCTTCCAGGTACGCGGCCAGGTTATCGATTTCTTCATCGGTCAATGGCTTTGCCATCATAATCATCAGAGATGAGTTCGGGCCCTGTTTGATGCCCTCTCTGTATGATTTTAATTTGGCCGTCGTATAGGCGATCTCGTTTCCGGAAACCTTCGGGTAACTGGCAGCGCCTTTTCCGGCCTGCCCGTGGCAGGAGACGCAGGACTCCTGGTATCTGATTTCGCCTGCCGCCTTGTCGGCGCCAAACCCGTGATCGGGAAAAATCAGCAAAAGAAACAATAACATACCGTGGGAAATTTTATTCAAAGCACCCTCCTCGACGCTGAGAATTTCACGCTAAAGGAACAATCAGACACATTCCAGTCTTGCAAATTCCGGCATTGAGCGTAGAGACGGTTTTCGCGAATCGGCACGGTCCTTGCTCTGCCCTGACTTCGTCATCCGCGGTTACCTGTTCTCCTGTCAGGCCATCTGGCGGATTATCGGAACAGACGTCAGGTGTGCGGCCGTCGCGGGCCAGCCCCTCGATGATATCGCGGGCTTCAGACATCTGCGCGCTATCCTCACTCGGAGGAACAACTGAACCGCACGCTTGGAACAATATCAATTTGTGCCATCCTTGAGAGGATGTCGCGCCCAGCCCGCTCGCCGAGCCTTGGCAGAATGTGCAAAGCGAGTGGGCTGAACCAGCGCCCGGCTTTTCCATCGTGCTTTAGATCTGCTTTTCGACTTTCAAATGCGTCTTCCGCAATTTCGCGCAACAGATTTCGACTTGATAATGCTGCGCGTCTTTCTCTTTCGCGATTTTTGATTGGGTCTATTCCCAGCGCTACTGTAGCACGGTGTTCGGCGGCTAACTCCCGAGCAAGTTTTGGGCTCACTGAGCTGATACCACCGAGACCCATTTCTCGCCGCCGGCCATGGAGGGAATACCTAAAATCCCACGTCCCGCCGCCGTCAGCCCTTTTGAAGAGTCGCAGCCCGAGGCCATCCTCGTGCTTTCCGGGAAGCGCAGACTTTACAGAAATTGTGGTTAGCTTTCCGATGTCATATCCCCCAATTTACCCCCCCCAAAGCATTCTGAGATGAAGTGATTTACTTGAGGCGATACGAGGCGTAAATACCTGACTTTTATTAAAATAATTCAATAGGGGACATATCTTGAAAGCTAAAGATACAAATATTCAATTCCCTCCGGCAGCACCAGTTTTTCCTCATATCATTACCTGATGAAGCGCTCACAGTGCCCTGCGTCCGGGTGTATATCTTCAGCCGTCTCATCCGGTCGGATTGATGCCGGTGCACAACGCGATATGTTATGCGCAAAGACCCCTCTGACAGATCCGATCGGACAGATGAATGAAACGCCGAAACCTGCTGCACTCCGGAACCACCGTTTCTGAAATCGGTCTCGGGTGTCTGAGCTTTGCCGGCTTTTACGGACCGAGCGACGAAAAAGAAGCCCATACCACGCTTGCCATGGCACGCGATCTCGGGATCGATTTTCTGGATACCGCAAACGTGTACGGCATGGGAGTGTCAGAAGAGATCATCGGGTCATTCCTCAGAAGCGGCGGCACGGGGTTCACCATCGCGACAAAAGCCGGCATCTGGCGCGACAGAGAGCACGGCAACCGCGGGTTTAACAACAAACCTGACTATCTGCGCCGCGAACTTGAAGGCTCGCTCAGGCGGCTTGGGCTGGAGCAGGTTGACCTGTTCTATGTGCATCGCCGGGATCGCGGGATCGAGATCGAAGACGTGATGGAGACGCTGCTGACCTTTAAAGCCGAGGGCAAAATCGCCGGCATCGGGTTTTCCGAAATTGCGCCGGCATCTTTGCGGCGCGCCGTGGCCGTGGGGCCCGTCGATGCGGTGCAGAGTGAGTATTCGCTCTGGACGCGCCAGCCTGATCTGGGCCTGCTGACCACCTGTAAATCACTTGGCGTCACCCTTGTGCCTTACGCGCCGCTCGGGCGTGGCATTCTGGCCGATAAAAGGCTGGACCCGGCAGCTTTTGGAGACAGTGATTTCCGGCGTGGAAATCCGCGTTTTACGGAGCCTGCCTTCAGCCTGAATATGCAGCGGATCACAGAGTTCAGAAAACTTGCTGAGGAACTGGGAACGACGACGACTGCCCTTGCGCTCGCGTGGTGTCTGGCGCGGGGTGAACGGGTTATTCCGATCCCGGGCACCCGGACGGCGCAGCATCTGGCCCAGTGCGCCGCCGCAAGCGATTTCGAAATGACCGGAGAGATCATGGCGGCGCTGGAGACGGTGCTGCCCGTTGGCTGGGCGCATGGCGACAGATATTCCGCCGCGCAGTGGAACGGTCCGGAAGGTTACTGCTGACCTACTGTGATCAGTCGAGGCCTTTAACTGCGATCTGCGCATCGGGCGCCGGTCTCAACACTTTCTGAACGAAGTAGAGTCCGGCAAACATTGCAATACCGATCAGATCAGTGGTGAGCCCGCCCGAGATCATAAAGAGCGCCGCCAGCACAATACCCACCCGCATGAACCAGGCAGCGCGGGCGCCAAAGAACCAGCCCTGGACGCCTGCAGACAGCAGGAACACCCCGAAGATCGCGGTAACGGCGGCCTTGAGCACGATAAGCCATGCACCCTCCATCAGGATGGCCGAGCTGTAAAAGAACATGAAAGGCACAATAAAGGCCGCGATGCCGATCTTGAAACTGGCCACCGACGTTTCCATCGGGTTAGAGCCCGAGATGCCCGCAGCCGCATAACTCGCGAGCGCCACGGGGGGCGTGATCGCCGAGAGTACCGCAAAGTAAAAGACGAAAAAATGCGCGGTCAGCAGCGGGATACCAAGCTGCACCAGGCCCGGTGCGACGACCGAGGCCGCCACCGCATAGGCCGCGGTGGTCGGCATGCCCATTCCCAGAAGGATCGCGATGCACATGGCGAAAAAGAGCGCCAGAAGCTGACTGACACCGGCAAGATCGAGCAGCAGCGCGGAAAAGCGCGCACCCACACCGGTCAGCGAAATCACACCCACGATGATGCCCGCACAGGCGCAGACGGCGATGATCTGAATGGACATGATGCCTGCAAGCTCAAAGGCCCGCAGGATCGAGCGCAGACCCATCCGGTTCGGCGTGAGCCATGAGACAACAGCCGCGGCAACAGTTGCCAGCGTGCCGGCGCGGATCACCGAATAGCCCATGAAGAGCGCCACGATCAGAATGATGATCGGGATGAAAAGATAGATCTGCCGCACGAGCTTGTTGAACTTAGGCAGCTCATCCTCGCGCATGCCGCGCATGCCCAGCTTGGCGGCCTCGAAATCGACCATGAAGTAGATCGAAACGAAATAAAGCACCGCAGGGATAATCGCGGCGATGGCAATCTCGGTGTACGGAATACCCGTGATCTCGGCCATGATGAAGGCGCCCGCGCCCATGATCGGTGGCATGATCTGGCCACCGGTGGAGGCCGCGGCCTCAATCGCGCCGGCGGTCTTTTTATGATAGCCGACCTTCTTCATCAGCGGGATGGTGAGCGAGCCTGTGGCCACAACGTTGCCCGCCGAGGTGCCGTTGATCATGCCCATCAGACCGGATGCAAAAATCGCAACCTTAGCAGGGCCGCCCCGGGCGCGCCCCGCAGCCGCAAAGGCGAAGTTTACGAAGTAATCACCCACTTTGGAGGCCTGAAGGAAGGCCGCAAAGATGATGAAGAGGATGATATAGGTCGAGGAGACCGCCGTTGTCGGCCCGAGGATACCTGCATCGGAATAGACATGGCCGAAGAAGCGCTGCCAGGTATAGGCGTTTGTGACCGCGAGAATGCCCGGCATCAGATGAGCGGTGAAGGTATACAGCAGGAAGATGCCGGTGATGATCACCAGCGCGAGGCCCGCCACGCGGCGTGTAAGCTCCATGATCATCGCCGAGCCCGCCGTCGCAGCAAAGGCCACACCGATCGGCACGAATGTGGTACCGACCGAGTTACGCGCAGCTGTG is part of the Roseobacter ponti genome and encodes:
- a CDS encoding c-type cytochrome, with product MNKISHGMLLFLLLIFPDHGFGADKAAGEIRYQESCVSCHGQAGKGAASYPKVSGNEIAYTTAKLKSYREGIKQGPNSSLMIMMAKPLTDEEIDNLAAYLEDATYEVQ
- a CDS encoding Arm DNA-binding domain-containing protein — translated: MGGYDIGKLTTISVKSALPGKHEDGLGLRLFKRADGGGTWDFRYSLHGRRREMGLGGISSVSPKLARELAAEHRATVALGIDPIKNRERERRAALSSRNLLREIAEDAFESRKADLKHDGKAGRWFSPLALHILPRLGERAGRDILSRMAQIDIVPSVRFSCSSE
- a CDS encoding aldo/keto reductase — encoded protein: MKRRNLLHSGTTVSEIGLGCLSFAGFYGPSDEKEAHTTLAMARDLGIDFLDTANVYGMGVSEEIIGSFLRSGGTGFTIATKAGIWRDREHGNRGFNNKPDYLRRELEGSLRRLGLEQVDLFYVHRRDRGIEIEDVMETLLTFKAEGKIAGIGFSEIAPASLRRAVAVGPVDAVQSEYSLWTRQPDLGLLTTCKSLGVTLVPYAPLGRGILADKRLDPAAFGDSDFRRGNPRFTEPAFSLNMQRITEFRKLAEELGTTTTALALAWCLARGERVIPIPGTRTAQHLAQCAAASDFEMTGEIMAALETVLPVGWAHGDRYSAAQWNGPEGYC
- a CDS encoding TRAP transporter permease, encoding MSDNSITPQGGPTDDIVLAEGVDEEPVERNRRTFAGTSGIILATLATVYASFHMLALNGVSLSSMTGMELPFLPQFPLETWNFRIVHIAGALALGFLLFAAHIFPSEDEDAKTSPRIISLAAALLLIPALISAVTTIGYFNLINSDTLPQMGGLTTWAAFPGTEIYLSEVRWFGIPLLVATFGAIILGWFERRERTAFAFSDIVLAVCAIVVAAYLVAIYGTAARNSVGTTFVPIGVAFAATAGSAMIMELTRRVAGLALVIITGIFLLYTFTAHLMPGILAVTNAYTWQRFFGHVYSDAGILGPTTAVSSTYIILFIIFAAFLQASKVGDYFVNFAFAAAGRARGGPAKVAIFASGLMGMINGTSAGNVVATGSLTIPLMKKVGYHKKTAGAIEAAASTGGQIMPPIMGAGAFIMAEITGIPYTEIAIAAIIPAVLYFVSIYFMVDFEAAKLGMRGMREDELPKFNKLVRQIYLFIPIIILIVALFMGYSVIRAGTLATVAAAVVSWLTPNRMGLRSILRAFELAGIMSIQIIAVCACAGIIVGVISLTGVGARFSALLLDLAGVSQLLALFFAMCIAILLGMGMPTTAAYAVAASVVAPGLVQLGIPLLTAHFFVFYFAVLSAITPPVALASYAAAGISGSNPMETSVASFKIGIAAFIVPFMFFYSSAILMEGAWLIVLKAAVTAIFGVFLLSAGVQGWFFGARAAWFMRVGIVLAALFMISGGLTTDLIGIAMFAGLYFVQKVLRPAPDAQIAVKGLD